From Rhododendron vialii isolate Sample 1 chromosome 10a, ASM3025357v1, the proteins below share one genomic window:
- the LOC131304464 gene encoding protein FAR1-RELATED SEQUENCE 11-like produces the protein MELVGLDDVEVDDTETVDNNIVEGLATPTIGMYFETIEEARKYYERYGQENGFWIRTRASGKGRNRSNEVTKVLFVCGKEGKYVARNQQEGIVEVNDETVGEEKVISKKRVKSCSTVKCGCEAHMQIMLDKWNYKWKVTGFDERHNHQLVTPSKRMKMKSNRNMPKAVKDLTESILAC, from the coding sequence ATGGAGTTAGTGGGTTTAGATGATGTCGAAGTAGATGATACCGAGACTGTAGATAATAATATTGTGGAAGGTTTAGCAACACCGACAATTGGGATGTATTTTGAGACAATTGAAGAAGCACGGAAATACTATGAACGTTATGGTCAAGAAAATGGATTTTGGATTCGTACTCGAGCTTCAGGCAAAGGACGAAATCGGTCGAATGAAGTCACTAAGGTGCTATTTGTTTGCGGAAAAGAAGGAAAGTAtgttgcgagaaatcagcaagaGGGTATCGTGGAGGTGAATGATGAGACAGTCGGAGAAGAGAAAGTGATATCAaagaaaagagttaaaagttGTTCAACCGTTAAATGTGGATGCGAGGCTCATATGCAGATTATGCTTGACAAATGGAATTACAAATGGAAAGTAACAGGTTTTGATGAACGTCACAACCACCAACTAGTGACTCCATCTAAAAGGATGAAAATGAAGTCAAATCGAAACATGCCCAAAGCAGTTAAGGATTTGACTGAG